A genome region from Panicum virgatum strain AP13 chromosome 4K, P.virgatum_v5, whole genome shotgun sequence includes the following:
- the LOC120704185 gene encoding myb family transcription factor MPH1-like, whose product MRGFERKGVRQYNRSEVPRMRWTEELHRQFVQAVECLGGQDEATPKRILQLMGVKGVSISHIKSHLQMYRSSSNSSSAHQSSLQKSTSSSNRKRVFLNREDHCAYASPDGNTVASDKNIYAALLHGCSQWSPYQIPSLQEVFRSWEQSRGRIPGNSNVLTIEKAAVKPSHTASNRRPDEKQTGCNLTLSIGLWEDASSDADGSSTISEELRAPAAGSRRVATVKEEESKPALNLDLTISSSWLA is encoded by the exons ATGAGAGGGTTTGAGAGGAAAGGAGTCCGGCAGTACAACCGGTCGGAGGTGCCGCGGATGCGGTGGACGGAGGAGCTTCACCGGCAGTTCGTCCAGGCCGTCGAGTGCCTCGGCGGCCAGGACG AAGCAACTCCTAAACGAATTCTTCAGTTGATGGGCGTGAAAGGAGTTAGCATATCTCATATCAAGAGCCATCTCCAG ATGTACAGAAGTtctagcaacagcagcagtgccCATCAGTCCAGCCTCCAGAAGTCGACATCAAGCAGCAACAGGAAGCGCGTGTTCTTGAACCGTGAAGATCACTGCGCCTACGCGTCACCGGATGGAAACACGGTAGCTTCAGACAAAAATATTTACGCCGCTTTGCTCCACGGTTGCAGTCAGTGGTCACCATACCAAAT ACCATCGCTACAGGAAGTATTCAGAAGCTGGGAACAAAGTAGAGGGCGTATTCCTGGGAACTCCAACGTGCTGACAATAGAGAAG GCGGCGGTTAAGCCAAGTCACACTGCTTCCAACAGGAGGCCTGATGAGAAGCAAACGGGCTGCAACCTCACGCtgtcgatcggcctgtgggagGACGCGAGCAGCGACGCCGACGGCTCGAGCACGATCAGTGAGGAGCTCCGGGCTCCGGCAGCCGGTTCTCGCCGTGTCGCCACcgtgaaggaggaggagagcaagCCAGCGCTGAACCTGGACTTGACCATCTCATCGTCTTGGCTGGCGTGA
- the LOC120702259 gene encoding uncharacterized protein LOC120702259 has protein sequence MQFATYTANTPPRNGYSGGMATMDVYSFPNRRSGDRIATVMWISNDDINIIEAGWLVEPSRYGDSKSHFFVAWTAGGFGGKPAGCFDLDCNGFVPVNGAPITPGDTLELVNGQAKISFKIFKNRDDGDWWLHFGQDVNNLHPVGFWPKSLFNKMENHANIITWGGHTRCDGVNPSPPMGNGQWPGKNSASIQNIQFVDTDGRGYAVPAWALKVDSGNKKCYQASPFINSMFYYGGPGGCTN, from the exons ATGCAGTTTGCAACATATACAGCAAATACACCACCTAGAAATGGATATTCCGGTGGCATGGCAACTATGGATGTTTATAGTTTCCCAAATAGAAGGAGTGGGGACAGGATTGCTACTGTCATGTGGATATCAAATGACGACATTAATATTATAGAAGCTGGATGGTTG GTTGAACCGTCCCGCTACGGAGATAGTAAATCACACTTTTTTGTTGCTTGGACG GCTGGTGGGTTTGGCGGTAAACCTGCAGGATGCTTTGACTTGGATTGTAATGGCTTCGTGCCTGTGAATGGTGCTCCAATTACACCAGGGGACACTCTTGAACTAGTGAATGGCCAAGCTAAAATATCATTCAAGATATTTAAG AATAGAGATGACGGAGACTGGTGGCTGCACTTTGGGCAAGACGTAAACAATCTCCATCCAGTTGGATTCTGGCCAAAAAGTTTATTTAACAAAATGGAGAACCATGCCAACATAATAACTTGGGGTGGCCATACCAGATGCGACGGTGTGAATCCTAGTCCGCCAATgggtaatgggcaatggcctgGAAAGAATTCAGCAAGTATTCAGAATATTCAATTTGTTGATACTGATGGGCGAGGGTATGCAGTGCCAGCATGGGCTCTTAAAGTCGATTCAGGCAACAAGAAATGTTATCAGGCTAGTCCATTTATAAATAGTATGTTTTACTACGGGGGTCCTGGTGGTTGCACAAATTAG